A part of Vulcanisaeta moutnovskia 768-28 genomic DNA contains:
- a CDS encoding nucleotidyltransferase → MRSNQSKGTVDLIRKALIKVGSELSKRSIEFMLIGSAVLPLLYGIDWNVHDIDMFIINKSTITEPELFEDIARENDWDVGMDMNGMMYYEILVDAQVVRVDLMENILDIYIPEEMVRNAVKVKVNGLEIRSIRLEDLLVLKAREASEEGDEFLSRIAEVLADPESKVGIDREYLRRAINYYVDDKDAIERRLEKSGIYLE, encoded by the coding sequence ATGAGGAGTAATCAATCTAAAGGAACCGTGGATTTAATAAGGAAGGCATTAATAAAGGTGGGTTCTGAATTAAGTAAGAGGAGTATTGAGTTCATGCTTATAGGTAGTGCCGTGTTACCCCTTCTCTATGGTATTGATTGGAACGTACATGACATAGACATGTTCATCATAAACAAATCAACAATAACGGAACCAGAGCTTTTTGAGGATATAGCCAGGGAGAATGATTGGGATGTTGGTATGGACATGAATGGAATGATGTATTACGAAATCCTAGTTGATGCCCAGGTAGTTAGAGTTGACCTCATGGAGAACATACTCGACATATACATACCCGAGGAAATGGTAAGAAATGCTGTGAAGGTTAAGGTTAATGGTCTTGAAATAAGGAGTATAAGGCTTGAGGACCTATTAGTCCTAAAGGCCAGGGAGGCTAGTGAGGAGGGCGATGAATTTCTATCAAGGATCGCCGAAGTGCTCGCAGATCCAGAGAGTAAGGTAGGTATTGATAGGGAGTATTTAAGGAGGGCCATTAATTATTACGTTGATGATAAGGATGCGATTGAAAGAAGACTCGAGAAATCAGGTATATACCTTGAGTAA
- a CDS encoding ATP cone domain-containing protein: protein MVNKVVKRDGSEEDFIIEKIIVSILKTGAPIDAARRIARKIECQFMDVDKVTAKDLTKAILMELKKANEDWYRNWIVFDRAVKRRLTEKEIE, encoded by the coding sequence ATGGTAAATAAGGTAGTTAAGAGGGATGGTTCTGAGGAGGACTTCATAATCGAAAAGATAATAGTTAGTATATTAAAAACAGGGGCGCCAATAGACGCTGCACGAAGAATAGCTAGAAAGATTGAATGTCAATTCATGGACGTGGATAAAGTAACAGCCAAGGACTTAACCAAGGCAATATTGATGGAGCTCAAGAAGGCTAATGAGGATTGGTATAGGAATTGGATAGTCTTTGATAGGGCCGTAAAGCGTAGGTTAACAGAAAAGGAGATAGAGTGA
- a CDS encoding ASCH domain-containing protein: MRRIVYLGRHLMLKSKYLDKLDNGRFTTIRLGIIRPKYREVFIHSGGMVVARARIVNVLYKRVSELTDEDAVIDGFISRDSLIDELRKIYGDVSSNDWVTILMLEVTDRIGRRDDGSVGLGPIDIARLALRYNVPMSEEERKILQELINEGSIRKAAIKLFGSFRGRVVIRRVIRRALKHLISMGVITDY; encoded by the coding sequence ATGCGTAGGATTGTTTACCTGGGTAGGCACCTAATGCTTAAGTCGAAGTACCTGGATAAGTTAGATAACGGTAGGTTCACGACAATTAGGCTTGGTATAATTAGACCGAAGTATAGGGAGGTGTTTATTCATAGTGGTGGTATGGTTGTTGCAAGGGCGCGAATAGTGAACGTTCTTTATAAAAGGGTCTCTGAACTAACTGATGAGGATGCCGTGATTGATGGTTTTATTAGTAGAGATTCCTTAATTGATGAATTGAGGAAGATTTATGGCGATGTTTCAAGTAATGATTGGGTTACGATATTAATGCTTGAAGTTACTGATAGGATTGGCCGTAGGGATGATGGCTCAGTTGGGCTTGGTCCCATTGATATTGCTAGGCTTGCACTTAGGTATAATGTACCAATGAGTGAGGAGGAGAGGAAAATATTACAGGAATTAATTAATGAGGGTAGTATTCGTAAGGCTGCAATTAAGCTATTTGGTTCCTTTAGGGGCAGGGTAGTTATTAGGAGAGTTATTAGAAGGGCGCTTAAGCACTTAATTAGTATGGGTGTTATCACTGATTATTGA
- the ileS gene encoding isoleucine--tRNA ligase, which produces MSIIDSRFTLEVQFDVKRIEEVVRQYWHDINIEGRWREGPGNTDKWFTFLEGPPTTNGFPHVGHIRGRTYKDVVLRYHRLLGYRVWAQGGWDEQGLPVEIEVEKKLGLSTKKDIEKVGYEKFSLECNSLVDYYLEKWREVGTRRLGLWLDLDRAYETRRPYYIEHVWSFLKNAWEKGLLFEDYRVLPFCPRCETALSDAEVDQGYEDREDPSIFVKFPVEGTNNTYLVIWTTTPWTLVDNEAVAVNPNFNYALVRVIINNNTEYLWLAEPLVPRLMEKFGIKDYEIVRVVKGSELAGIRYRHIYMDKVPIHAGHIEKAHYVVLADFVTLEDGTGLVHIAPAHGPEDFEVAKKYGLPITNSVEINGIFNETGGEFRGKYWLDVSQEVIRDLKERGLLLHYGTITHAYPHCWRCGTPLIYRSDRQWFIRVSAYRDRLVEELRKVKIYPDFLRDRFDNWVANARDWTISRSRVWGTPLPVWRCKDDPSKVLVIGSLDELRKYAKFIPNVPSEMLVHRPWIDMVRIETEDCKEWVRESFVVDVWMDSGVAWIASVDGLRNKELFNRLYPYDWVTEAIDQTRGWFYSLLVTSVLWMNKAPYKSILISGHVVDKYGQKMSKSKGNVVWAEDLFNKWGADPTRLYLLIKSSPWDTMSVDPDEIMETRSALSILWNIVKFADTYMTLDKFDPAMHRLEELIDKGLIEDKWILSRFYSRLRRFINYMDNMELHMAAREWIGLVVDDLSHGYIRLIRRRVWIEESREDKYAAYSILYYVIKGALIMGSALVPHITEYLWNSFIRRFEKNEVDSVHLTLMPQVNEKYINEKLESAFDSLFMIFSDIAEMRNRIKVKLRWPLARAVIKVDGSNLDMLRQIKHLLEYLANVKEVEFVSELGQCNESEYVRAQGKGYEICLSKVIDKRLYYEALAREVVRRIQTMRAKANLKIDERIRVYVNTGNSELLSAISEYRDYVMNEVRAIDIIIGKVPINAFTMDWDIEDIKVRIGIERMAQ; this is translated from the coding sequence GTGTCCATTATTGATTCACGATTCACACTGGAGGTTCAGTTCGATGTAAAAAGGATTGAGGAAGTAGTTAGGCAGTATTGGCATGATATAAATATCGAGGGAAGATGGCGTGAAGGTCCTGGAAATACTGATAAATGGTTCACGTTCCTTGAAGGCCCACCAACAACTAATGGCTTTCCACACGTTGGTCATATTAGGGGTAGGACGTATAAGGACGTTGTTCTCAGATATCACAGATTGCTTGGCTATAGGGTTTGGGCTCAGGGTGGCTGGGATGAGCAGGGCTTGCCCGTGGAGATTGAGGTTGAGAAGAAGTTAGGGCTCAGTACTAAGAAGGATATTGAGAAGGTTGGTTACGAGAAGTTCAGTCTTGAGTGTAACTCACTGGTTGATTACTACCTTGAGAAGTGGAGGGAGGTTGGTACGAGGAGGCTTGGTCTATGGCTCGACCTTGATAGGGCCTATGAAACTAGGAGGCCTTACTACATAGAGCATGTTTGGTCCTTCCTAAAGAATGCCTGGGAGAAGGGGCTTTTGTTTGAGGATTATAGGGTATTGCCCTTCTGTCCAAGGTGTGAGACTGCGCTCAGTGATGCTGAGGTTGACCAGGGTTATGAGGATAGAGAGGATCCATCGATATTTGTTAAATTCCCAGTGGAGGGCACTAACAATACCTACCTAGTTATTTGGACTACGACGCCCTGGACCTTAGTTGATAATGAGGCTGTCGCAGTTAACCCAAACTTCAACTATGCGCTGGTTAGGGTTATTATCAATAATAATACGGAGTACCTATGGCTTGCGGAGCCCCTTGTACCTAGGTTGATGGAGAAGTTCGGCATTAAGGATTACGAAATTGTCAGGGTTGTTAAGGGTTCAGAATTAGCAGGGATTAGGTATAGGCACATTTATATGGATAAGGTACCAATACATGCAGGTCACATTGAGAAGGCGCACTATGTTGTTTTAGCTGATTTCGTAACTCTCGAGGACGGTACTGGACTTGTACACATAGCTCCTGCTCATGGACCTGAGGATTTTGAGGTTGCTAAGAAGTATGGTTTGCCAATCACAAATTCTGTGGAAATTAATGGGATATTTAATGAGACTGGTGGTGAATTCCGCGGTAAATATTGGCTTGATGTTTCCCAGGAAGTGATTAGAGATTTGAAGGAGAGAGGTTTACTTCTTCATTATGGTACGATAACTCACGCATACCCACATTGTTGGAGGTGTGGCACACCACTGATTTACAGGTCCGATAGGCAATGGTTCATTAGGGTATCCGCTTATAGGGATAGGCTTGTTGAGGAGCTTAGGAAGGTGAAGATATACCCAGACTTCCTGAGGGATAGGTTCGATAATTGGGTTGCGAACGCCAGGGATTGGACAATATCGAGAAGTAGGGTCTGGGGTACGCCATTACCTGTCTGGCGTTGTAAGGATGACCCAAGTAAGGTCTTGGTCATAGGATCACTGGATGAATTAAGGAAGTACGCCAAGTTCATACCTAATGTGCCCAGTGAGATGCTTGTTCACAGGCCTTGGATTGACATGGTAAGGATAGAGACTGAGGACTGTAAGGAGTGGGTTAGGGAATCCTTTGTTGTTGATGTTTGGATGGATAGTGGTGTTGCCTGGATAGCCAGCGTTGATGGTCTTAGAAATAAGGAATTATTCAATAGGTTATACCCCTATGACTGGGTAACAGAGGCGATAGACCAGACCAGGGGTTGGTTCTATTCATTATTAGTAACTTCGGTTCTTTGGATGAATAAGGCTCCATATAAATCAATATTAATTAGCGGTCATGTGGTCGATAAGTACGGTCAGAAGATGAGTAAGTCCAAGGGCAACGTGGTTTGGGCTGAGGATTTATTCAATAAGTGGGGTGCCGACCCAACAAGGCTATACCTACTAATTAAGTCTTCTCCTTGGGATACCATGTCAGTAGATCCAGATGAAATTATGGAAACTAGGAGTGCATTGTCAATACTATGGAATATTGTTAAATTCGCAGATACTTACATGACCCTTGATAAGTTTGACCCAGCCATGCATAGACTTGAGGAGTTGATTGATAAGGGATTGATCGAGGATAAATGGATACTTAGTAGGTTCTATAGTAGGTTACGTAGATTCATCAATTACATGGATAATATGGAGCTTCACATGGCTGCTAGAGAATGGATTGGTCTAGTGGTTGATGATTTAAGCCATGGCTATATTAGGTTAATTAGGCGTAGGGTCTGGATTGAGGAGAGTAGGGAGGATAAGTACGCTGCATATTCAATTCTTTATTACGTAATTAAGGGAGCATTAATAATGGGATCGGCATTGGTACCGCACATAACAGAATACCTATGGAATTCATTCATAAGGAGGTTTGAGAAAAATGAAGTAGATAGTGTACACCTGACATTAATGCCTCAGGTAAATGAGAAATACATAAATGAGAAACTAGAGAGTGCCTTTGATTCATTATTTATGATATTCTCAGATATTGCAGAAATGAGAAATAGAATAAAGGTGAAGTTAAGGTGGCCCCTCGCTAGAGCAGTAATTAAAGTTGATGGCAGTAATCTAGACATGCTTAGGCAGATAAAGCATTTACTTGAGTATCTGGCTAATGTTAAAGAGGTAGAATTTGTAAGTGAGTTAGGTCAGTGTAATGAGAGCGAGTATGTTAGGGCGCAGGGTAAGGGTTACGAGATATGCCTTAGTAAGGTCATAGATAAGAGACTGTATTATGAGGCTCTTGCGAGGGAGGTTGTTAGGCGTATACAGACTATGAGGGCTAAGGCCAACCTTAAGATTGATGAGAGGATAAGGGTTTATGTGAATACAGGGAATAGCGAATTGCTGTCCGCAATAAGTGAATATAGGGATTACGTAATGAATGAGGTTAGGGCCATTGACATAATCATCGGCAAAGTACCGATAAACGCATTTACCATGGATTGGGACATCGAGGATATAAAGGTTAGGATAGGGATAGAACGCATGGCTCAATAA
- a CDS encoding DNA primase translates to MLRCFNDYVGFIVKYPFSKEGLTRFREITSERGIYINDLADSVMGKQLLQRAYEILSEAIMKNSITDDPDIGEDELLAHYIAVVLAAHLDKSLWRRFADVESKRFSSKLLLEDPDCVIYLAKEFGINAVRLRDLEVYDENLALAFDVGVRIWDYLRYMPKNDPYWKLVNRYLLRGWVLITYKDLVRLVEEAVEKKVIELISKAAENLDETRPLVDALNGMKELKEYKPGSTIKVKVQITGLTPPCMDSIINEIKTGGNPSHQARFAIAAYMLRRCHDLEGKPMEDCVDDVVNLFKTVADFDEKKTRYQVEHIAGLRGGHKFYMPPSCQEMNSLGLCPTNLGCGVKNPLQYTVKAIRKFQSMQQAHS, encoded by the coding sequence GTGCTTAGGTGCTTTAATGATTACGTGGGTTTTATCGTGAAATACCCATTTAGCAAGGAGGGTCTCACAAGATTTAGGGAAATAACCAGTGAAAGGGGGATATACATTAATGACTTGGCTGATTCAGTAATGGGTAAGCAATTGCTTCAGCGTGCTTATGAAATACTCAGCGAAGCAATAATGAAAAACTCAATAACAGATGACCCAGATATTGGCGAGGATGAATTACTGGCGCATTACATAGCGGTAGTACTAGCTGCGCATCTTGATAAGTCCTTATGGAGAAGATTTGCCGATGTAGAGAGCAAGAGATTTTCAAGTAAATTACTGCTTGAGGACCCTGATTGTGTAATATACCTTGCTAAGGAATTTGGTATCAATGCCGTAAGGCTGAGAGACCTTGAAGTTTATGACGAGAACCTGGCATTAGCCTTCGACGTGGGTGTCAGGATTTGGGATTACTTGAGGTACATGCCTAAGAATGATCCATATTGGAAGCTCGTTAACAGATACCTATTAAGGGGTTGGGTATTAATCACGTATAAAGACTTGGTTAGGCTCGTGGAGGAGGCTGTGGAGAAGAAGGTCATTGAGTTAATTAGTAAAGCTGCTGAGAATCTTGATGAAACAAGACCACTGGTTGATGCGCTAAATGGAATGAAGGAACTTAAGGAGTATAAGCCTGGGTCCACTATTAAGGTTAAGGTCCAAATAACTGGTTTAACACCACCCTGCATGGATTCAATAATTAACGAAATTAAAACTGGTGGTAATCCGAGCCACCAAGCTAGGTTTGCCATCGCAGCCTACATGCTTAGGAGATGCCATGACCTTGAGGGCAAGCCAATGGAGGATTGTGTTGATGATGTGGTTAATTTATTTAAAACCGTGGCGGATTTTGATGAGAAGAAGACTAGGTACCAGGTAGAGCATATTGCTGGCCTTAGGGGTGGACATAAGTTCTACATGCCTCCATCCTGCCAGGAAATGAATAGTCTAGGATTGTGCCCAACCAACTTGGGTTGTGGAGTTAAAAACCCACTGCAGTATACCGTTAAGGCAATTAGGAAATTTCAATCAATGCAGCAGGCACATAGTTAA
- a CDS encoding 50S ribosomal protein L6, giving the protein MARQPYVFEEVEVPEGVKVDVSGSKVVIKGPLGTLERDFGNIPVIIRASDGSIIVESYFAGRSEKAVVGTVSGHIKNMILGVTKGWRYKLKIVFSHFPMNAKVQGNQLIIENFMGRRSKIMLNIPKGVKVSTTKDDIVVEGIDKEIVSQFAANVELATTLRGEERISPHGREGGPGVLDGIYVYSVEHMK; this is encoded by the coding sequence ATGGCTAGGCAGCCATATGTTTTTGAGGAGGTGGAGGTTCCAGAGGGTGTTAAGGTTGATGTTAGTGGTAGTAAGGTTGTTATTAAGGGCCCATTGGGTACCCTGGAAAGAGACTTCGGTAATATACCAGTTATTATAAGGGCTTCCGATGGCTCTATAATTGTTGAGTCTTACTTTGCTGGTAGGAGTGAGAAGGCTGTCGTTGGTACCGTGTCTGGCCACATTAAGAATATGATCCTTGGAGTTACAAAGGGCTGGAGGTACAAGCTTAAGATTGTGTTCTCCCACTTCCCAATGAATGCTAAGGTTCAGGGTAATCAATTAATTATTGAGAATTTCATGGGTAGGAGATCAAAGATTATGCTCAATATACCCAAGGGTGTTAAGGTGTCAACTACTAAGGATGACATTGTTGTCGAGGGTATTGATAAGGAGATTGTTAGTCAATTTGCGGCAAACGTTGAATTAGCTACAACATTGAGAGGCGAGGAGAGGATTAGTCCCCATGGTCGTGAAGGTGGCCCCGGCGTCTTAGATGGAATCTATGTATATAGTGTCGAGCACATGAAGTAA
- a CDS encoding vWA domain-containing protein translates to MSTNADPAQMITRVLSKVYEYLQEDSRVVRPGSIRSFEAAADDIMMRILIEGGVDYEKFKETITRVGIENLYLSVETSNPDDKKRVLEEAFERAFEDIEKNQSEAEEPSMQQVAGFNVNNNGETSEGENTEENYERGTNNVGSGFGAEYSAEENQDLSMSRSLIANIDERNKDAKLDSIISTIYEILYGGVGTVNFLNLAQLINMFIDPYVNIVEKVKVLRKMEPYLRNYGLLPTDFRRSKDGERMFEALRNVVRNAMSSMGQVKIVRFTDIDKYPTYVVSVREYKVGDNYFDVDLQKTAMNLSRKTMMHKLFTNKDIVVKEYANVKTIDIVLCLDVSGSMRELSSGMPKIEIAKDAVSQYIQFLSKTNDRLAMVLFNFRADVLWGLHQVRRYWQQMNYMLKYVYAGGGTNLANALERSREVLTRSKSNSKHVICVTDGRTVNSSMCVKEAVRLRRNGTTISTIAIGENSDDELLMRLSKIGGGLFIKISSIHDLGKALIMDKLHSM, encoded by the coding sequence TTGAGTACAAATGCTGATCCGGCGCAAATGATAACGAGAGTACTCAGTAAGGTTTATGAGTACTTGCAGGAGGATTCTAGGGTCGTTAGGCCAGGTTCAATAAGGAGCTTTGAGGCGGCGGCCGATGACATAATGATGAGGATACTAATTGAGGGTGGTGTTGATTATGAAAAATTTAAGGAGACAATTACTAGAGTTGGTATTGAGAACCTCTATTTATCTGTGGAAACATCAAATCCCGATGATAAGAAGAGAGTTCTTGAGGAGGCCTTTGAAAGGGCCTTCGAGGATATTGAGAAGAATCAGAGCGAGGCTGAGGAGCCATCCATGCAGCAAGTGGCTGGCTTTAATGTTAATAATAATGGTGAGACCAGTGAGGGTGAGAATACGGAGGAGAACTATGAAAGAGGCACTAATAATGTTGGTAGTGGATTTGGCGCTGAATATAGCGCTGAGGAGAACCAGGATCTATCTATGAGTAGGTCATTAATTGCCAATATTGATGAACGTAATAAGGATGCCAAGCTTGACTCAATAATATCAACAATATACGAAATACTATATGGCGGTGTTGGAACGGTTAACTTCCTAAACCTAGCTCAATTAATAAATATGTTTATAGATCCTTATGTTAACATTGTGGAGAAGGTCAAGGTTCTTAGAAAAATGGAGCCATACTTAAGAAACTATGGATTATTGCCTACAGATTTTAGGAGAAGTAAGGATGGGGAGAGAATGTTTGAAGCCTTGAGGAATGTAGTTAGAAATGCCATGAGTAGTATGGGTCAGGTAAAGATTGTTAGGTTTACGGACATTGACAAATACCCAACATACGTAGTCAGTGTCAGGGAGTATAAGGTTGGCGATAATTACTTTGACGTTGATCTGCAAAAGACGGCTATGAACCTAAGTAGAAAGACAATGATGCACAAACTATTCACTAATAAGGACATTGTGGTTAAGGAGTACGCGAATGTTAAGACCATAGATATCGTCCTATGCCTAGACGTATCAGGCAGCATGAGGGAGCTTAGTAGTGGTATGCCCAAGATAGAGATTGCAAAGGATGCTGTTTCCCAATACATACAATTCCTTTCAAAGACCAATGATAGGTTAGCAATGGTACTCTTTAACTTCAGGGCTGATGTACTGTGGGGGTTGCACCAGGTTAGGAGGTATTGGCAGCAGATGAACTATATGCTTAAGTACGTATATGCTGGTGGTGGTACGAATTTAGCAAATGCACTTGAGAGGTCCAGGGAAGTATTGACCAGGTCTAAAAGTAATTCTAAGCATGTTATCTGTGTAACTGATGGTAGGACCGTTAACTCAAGCATGTGCGTTAAGGAGGCTGTTAGACTTAGGAGAAATGGCACGACCATATCCACCATAGCCATTGGTGAGAATAGTGATGATGAACTGTTAATGAGGCTTTCGAAGATTGGCGGTGGACTTTTCATAAAGATAAGTAGTATACACGACCTGGGCAAGGCATTGATAATGGATAAACTACATAGTATGTAG
- a CDS encoding AAA family ATPase has protein sequence MATGKDLMTLLPRLSDLVKREEVQVNRLIADAIRTKGVKKILTELERELKGLNDIAMDVLSSLAVGRHVLIMGPVGIGKTSLAESLADIIHISEPPYIEVACHSHMTATELTGDIDIAVALQAGLDHPLAYIPGPLVMAHSGILILDEINRLNPYSQAALLQVLQEHYVFIRGFKIRSDFLVIATSNPAEYSGVYELSEALADRMKVVEIPYPDKDLLKSILSWKSSLYMEHLGLKAPDALTDVTATFMTLVAQDSNIEVGPSIRSAIYAITTAMSRAWLDGREVSLNDLKKEIISNMVNVVRGNFANETEKRDYLARKFDEAIMMYRRYSRR, from the coding sequence ATGGCAACAGGTAAGGACTTGATGACATTATTGCCGCGACTATCAGACTTAGTTAAGAGGGAGGAAGTCCAGGTTAATAGGTTGATCGCCGATGCTATAAGGACTAAGGGCGTTAAGAAGATACTTACGGAGTTGGAGAGGGAGCTTAAGGGATTGAATGATATCGCAATGGACGTACTAAGTAGCCTTGCCGTGGGTAGGCATGTGCTCATAATGGGACCCGTGGGTATAGGGAAGACATCACTGGCTGAATCATTGGCGGATATAATCCATATCTCCGAGCCTCCTTACATTGAGGTTGCATGCCATAGTCATATGACAGCCACAGAATTAACAGGAGACATCGACATAGCAGTGGCGCTACAGGCTGGTCTTGATCATCCACTGGCTTATATACCTGGCCCCTTGGTTATGGCTCACAGTGGCATATTAATACTTGACGAAATAAATAGGTTAAATCCATATAGCCAGGCAGCCTTGTTACAGGTTCTCCAGGAGCACTACGTATTCATCAGGGGCTTCAAGATAAGGAGTGACTTCCTAGTAATAGCTACGTCAAACCCTGCCGAGTACTCGGGCGTTTATGAACTCAGTGAGGCGTTGGCGGATAGGATGAAGGTTGTAGAGATACCATACCCTGACAAGGACCTTCTGAAGTCAATCCTTTCCTGGAAGAGTAGCCTATACATGGAGCATCTTGGTTTAAAAGCTCCTGATGCATTGACTGACGTCACTGCTACATTCATGACACTAGTTGCTCAAGATAGTAATATAGAAGTTGGGCCAAGCATTAGGTCGGCAATATATGCAATAACGACTGCCATGTCGAGGGCATGGCTAGATGGTAGGGAGGTATCATTAAATGATTTGAAGAAGGAGATCATTAGTAATATGGTTAATGTGGTGCGTGGAAACTTCGCCAATGAAACGGAAAAGAGGGATTACCTTGCACGTAAGTTTGATGAAGCCATAATGATGTATAGGAGATATTCAAGGAGATGA
- a CDS encoding Clp1/GlmU family protein: protein MDIQTVGPNEFLSIDGPASIRVMNGRLYVLGVEYGSGDSFTVMRGRRIIAKSLNDSKIDVVLGPEGKIEKVDGNNEVIDVWDRALSAIPLRNSTIIILGAMDVGKTTVTTILVNKGVRENLRVGVIDGDPGQNDIGPPTTISASIATSFITHLTQLRNLRSVFVKTTSIEHVWNYVLDSISRLIDDLKHNYNADTIVINTDGWVSDSTAIKFKLEIVKRANASHIIVIKRNDEVDELLKELSSLARNVIVIPSPPNARIRDRDDRKIRREMGYSKYLMPSRELSINLRERPIINLPLFNGLKYDNYIISLIRRSLNLPIHYIEQWGNAAVAIGNVKEFQVRNLGDVNIAILPENWESGLLVALEDKNNYLLSLGILRKIYYNTGKAVVSVHESFNNENMIDHIRLGMIRVNDNYEEIEKVLYIGKVESLLSSQIILKR, encoded by the coding sequence GTGGATATCCAGACAGTTGGACCCAATGAATTCTTAAGTATTGACGGACCTGCAAGTATTAGGGTAATGAATGGTAGGTTATATGTATTGGGTGTTGAATATGGCTCAGGGGATTCATTTACTGTTATGAGGGGTAGAAGAATAATTGCTAAGTCATTGAATGATTCTAAGATTGATGTTGTGCTTGGTCCTGAGGGTAAGATTGAGAAGGTAGATGGAAACAACGAAGTCATTGATGTGTGGGATAGGGCATTATCCGCAATACCACTAAGGAACTCCACGATAATAATACTGGGCGCTATGGATGTTGGTAAAACGACCGTGACGACAATCCTAGTAAATAAGGGAGTGAGAGAGAACCTTAGGGTTGGTGTTATTGATGGTGATCCAGGACAAAACGATATTGGACCGCCAACGACAATCTCAGCATCAATAGCAACAAGTTTCATAACGCACTTAACACAGTTGAGGAATTTGAGGTCTGTATTCGTAAAGACAACAAGTATAGAACATGTATGGAATTACGTATTAGATTCAATTTCTAGATTAATCGATGACCTTAAACATAACTATAATGCCGATACCATAGTAATTAATACTGATGGATGGGTTTCTGACTCAACAGCCATAAAGTTTAAACTTGAAATAGTCAAGCGAGCTAATGCGAGCCACATCATCGTGATTAAACGTAATGATGAGGTTGACGAGCTACTCAAGGAATTATCCAGCCTAGCTAGAAATGTTATTGTAATACCATCACCACCAAACGCAAGAATTAGGGATAGGGATGATAGGAAGATAAGGAGAGAAATGGGTTATAGTAAGTATTTAATGCCTTCGAGAGAATTAAGCATAAATCTTAGGGAGAGACCTATCATAAATTTACCATTATTTAATGGGTTGAAGTATGATAACTATATTATAAGTCTCATTAGAAGAAGTCTTAACTTGCCAATACACTATATTGAACAGTGGGGTAATGCCGCAGTGGCCATCGGCAATGTTAAGGAATTCCAAGTTAGGAATCTTGGTGACGTAAACATAGCCATATTACCTGAGAATTGGGAGAGCGGATTATTAGTGGCATTGGAGGATAAGAATAACTATCTTTTGTCATTGGGTATATTACGAAAGATTTACTATAATACTGGTAAAGCAGTGGTATCAGTACATGAGTCGTTCAATAATGAAAATATGATTGATCATATTAGGCTTGGTATGATTAGAGTTAATGATAACTATGAGGAGATAGAGAAGGTCCTCTATATTGGTAAGGTTGAATCATTATTATCCTCACAAATTATACTTAAAAGATGA